From Neodiprion pinetum isolate iyNeoPine1 chromosome 7, iyNeoPine1.2, whole genome shotgun sequence, a single genomic window includes:
- the LOC124223739 gene encoding probable cytochrome P450 6a14: MQLMNKGYIKNDDERSSAAVPDDREEKITMLQGAAQTYIFWVDGFDTSSSTMTHCLYELALHREIQDKLAEEINDILEEFGSLSYQSVKAIPYLHKVVSETLRKYPVTPIPNRECIEEIELPGTGHRITKGTPMIIPVFGLHSDPEIYPEPEKFNPDKFSEENIAQKYQYAYLPFGEGPWNCTKVGLVSLLSKYRFTLGPGVKVPLMMVKTNFVQVPANGVTLRIQMR; this comes from the exons ATGCAGTTGATGAACAAAGGTTACATAAAAAATGACGATGAGAGGTCATCAGCGGCCGTACcag ATGATCGCGAGGAAAAAATCACAATGCTCCAAGGAGCCGCGCAGACTTATATCTTTTGGGTTGACGGCTTCGACACGTCATCATCAACGATGACGCATTGCCTCTACGAGTTGGCACTGCATCGAGAGATCCAGGACAAATTGGCCGAAGAAATCAACGACATCCTTGAAGAATTCGGAAGCCTTTCCTACCAGAGTGTGAAGGCGATACCGTATCTTCACAAAGTTGTTTCCG AAACACTGAGAAAGTACCCGGTCACTCCGATACCCAACAGAGAGTGCATCGAAGAAATTGAGTTACCGGGGACCGGGCACCGAATTACAAAGGGAACTCCAATGATCATTCCTGTTTTTGGACTCCATTCGGACCCCGAAATATATCCAGAACcagaaaaattcaaccccGACAAATTCAGCGAGGAGAATATCGCCCAGAAATATCAGTACGCTTACTTACCGTTTGGTGAAGGGCCGTGGAATTGC ACTAAAGTTGGACTCGTCAGCTTGCTGTCCAAGTATCGCTTCACATTAGGCCCGGGTGTGAAAGTACCTCTGATGATGGTCAAGACTAACTTTGTCCAGGTTCCCGCAAACGGAGTGACACTCCGAATCCAAATGCGATAA